A DNA window from Aquarana catesbeiana isolate 2022-GZ linkage group LG01, ASM4218655v1, whole genome shotgun sequence contains the following coding sequences:
- the LOC141129249 gene encoding proteinase-activated receptor 1-like — protein MFSDKETMVNSTQQIKVKQVHRTFSQEFKEHMNSWWVTKFVPSVYTVVFLVALPLNITAIIVFLVKVKKPAVVYLLNLAAADVLFVSILLFHIVYRFSGNNWLLGEGMCRFVTAMFFSSMRVSILLMTSISVDRFLALVYPVQSLPWRTVRQAWLVCCCIWVISLVSTVPILIRQLTRPFPDLNITTCYDVQDAELVERFHVYYYFPFYITLFYFLPLIITIFCYIGIVRSLRAPSMKGAQKRSRAVLLSVVVLCVFVLCFGPANVIWFMHFLQVYNQASNFLYIVYIISVSMSSVSCCLDPLIYYYASSEWQRHVYSLLGCKREQTQPVDPKDKMQESS, from the coding sequence ATGTTTTCAGATAAAGAAACTATGGTGAACTCAACCCAACAAATCAAGGTCAAACAAGTGCACAGAACATTTTCACAAGAATTTAAAGAACATATGAACAGCTGGTGGGTGACGAAGTTTGTGCCCTCTGTCTATACCGTGGTTTTCCTTGTGGCTCTTCCTCTCAATATAACGGCCATTATCGTGTTCTTGGTTAAGGTGAAGAAGCCGGCAGTGGTGTACCTCCTGAACCTAGCCGCTGCTGATGTTCTCTTTGTTAGTATTCTTCTGTTCCACATTGTGTACCGATTTTCAGGAAATAACTGGCTTTTGGGGGAAGGGATGTGCCGATTTGTCACGGCCATGTTTTTCAGTAGCATGCGTGTATCCATCCTGCTGATGACGAGTATCAGTGTGGACCGGTTCCTGGCTCTGGTTTACCCGGTCCAGTCCCTTCCCTGGCGCACAGTGAGACAAGCCTGGCTGGTGTGTTGCTGCATCTGGGTGATATCGTTGGTCAGCACTGTGCCGATTCTCATAAGACAACTAACTCGACCATTTCCCGACCTAAATATCACAACTTGTTATGATGTTCAGGATGCCGAATTGGTTGAAAGGTTTCACGTTTACTACTATTTCCCCTTTTATATCACACTTTTCTATTTCTTACCTTTAATTATTACAATCTTCTGTTACATTGGAATCGTCCGCAGTCTCAGAGCACCGAGCATGAAGGGTGCCCAGAAGAGATCCCGAGCCGTCCTCCTGTCTGTGgttgtgttgtgtgtgtttgtCCTCTGCTTTGGCCCAGCCAATGTTATTTGGTTCATGCATTTCCTGCAGGTTTATAACCAAGCCAGTAACTTCCTGTACATTGTTTACATCATCAGTGTCAGTATGAGCAGTGTCAGTTGTTGTCTGGATCCTCTGATCTATTACTATGCGTCCTCGGAGTGGCAGAGACATGTCTACAGCCTGCTGGGATGTAAGAGAGAACAGACACAACCAGTAGACCCCAAAGACAAAATGCAAGAATCGTCCTGA